Proteins encoded by one window of Deinococcus metalli:
- a CDS encoding PadR family transcriptional regulator, whose amino-acid sequence MPTHDGDLDLSLLTLLEAGEAYGLELAKALRELTSGDLDLNAGTLYPALHRLEARGWLQSDTRPSVRGGHPLRYYRLTDAGQGALDAKREAYRRWHQGLTARWGSR is encoded by the coding sequence ATGCCCACCCATGACGGTGACCTCGACCTCTCCCTGCTGACCCTGCTGGAAGCCGGCGAGGCCTACGGGCTGGAGCTCGCCAAGGCCCTGCGCGAGCTGACCAGCGGCGACCTCGACCTGAACGCCGGCACCCTCTACCCGGCCCTGCACCGCCTGGAGGCGCGCGGCTGGCTCCAGAGCGACACCCGCCCCAGCGTCCGGGGCGGCCACCCCCTGCGCTACTACCGGCTCACGGACGCCGGGCAGGGCGCGCTGGACGCCAAGCGCGAGGCCTACCGCCGCTGGCACCAGGGCCTCACCGCCCGATGGGGGTCAAGGTGA